The Myroides fluvii region ACCTTCATCAGCTTCACGCTCTCTGTGTAGTTCAATTAGTTTTCCATCTTTTAATAAGGCAAAATCTACTGTATCAGAATTCGACCTAATAATTAGCTCTTTATTCACACTGTACATTTTTATCCATACTCATTCATTACACTGTTTTGGTTATTTGGAACATCCTTTTCAAAACAAAATGAGTTTGTATAGATGGATTAAACATTATTTTAAAAGCGAGTTTACACTCGTTTATTCGTTCTTCAACTTGATAAGATACCTATCAATGAGCGTATTTTAAAATTTCTTAGAAAAGAAAAAAGTAGTATTAAACTACTTTTTCTTTTTGTGACGGTTAGCTCTCGCTCTTTTTTTACGCTTATGCGTTGCTACCTTATGTCTTTTTCTTTTTTTACCACTTGGCATAATGTGTGTAATTTAGAGATTAATAAATTATTTTACTTTTACTTCTGTGTTTGACTTTACACCTTCTACAAACACTTTAGCTGGTTTAAATGCAGGAATGTTGTGAGCTGGAATTCTAATTGTTGTGTTTTTAGAAATGTTTCTTCCAGTTTTCTCAGCTCTTGTTTTGATGATAAAACTTCCAAAACCTCTTAAATACACATTTTCACCTGTTTCTAACGACGCTTTTACTTCATCCATAAAAGATTCTACTGTCGCTTGAACGTCACCTTTCTCAAGCCCTAATTTCTCTGAAATTTTAGCTACAATGTCCGCTTTAGTCATTTTAGATATTAATTATATTTGTTGTTGTCCGTTTTTTTTAGAGTGTGCAAATATATTAATTTATAATCCAATAATTCAATCTTAATCGATTAAAATTTAAATATATATCGTTTATTTTTGCCCCTCACACATTTTAATCATGATTTTCTCTAACAAACTAATAGCTTGGTACTTAGACAACAAACGCTTTTTACCCTGGCGTGAAACAAAAGATCCTTATTACATTTGGCTATCAGAAATTATACTTCAACAGACGCGCGTAGCGCAAGGATTACCCTATTTTGAGGCTTTTAAACAGACTTATCCTACTGTTTTCGATCTTGCAAATGCCCAAGAAAATGATGTTTTACTACTCTGGCAAGGTTTAGGTTACTATAGCCGCGCGCGCAATTTACACGCAACAGCCCAAAAAGTAGCCTATGAACTAAATGGACAATTCCCAACAACTTATAAAGAACTACTCACCTTAAAAGGCGTTGGCGAATACACCGCAGCTGCAATAGCCTCTATTGCTTATGATGAAGTCGTTCCTGTTGTTGATGGAAATGTTTTTCGAGTTCTCGCACGAATTTACGGAATTACATCTGATATATCTACTCAAAGAACAAAAAAAGAATTTCAGCAAGTAGCCGCTGGCCTTATTTCAAAAAAACAGCCTGCTATTTTCAACCAAGCCATCATGGATTTTGGCGCCATTCAATGCACACCCAAAGGGACGAATTGCACTCCGTGTCCCTTCATAACCACCTGTGTAGCATTTCAGACCAATCAAGTGGACAAGCTACCAGTGAAACTCAGTAAAACGAAAGTTAAGAATCGCTACATGGATTTCTTGATTTACCTAGATGCAGATGGAAATACCCTATTGGAACAACGCACAAAAAAGGACATTTGGCAAAATCTATATCAATTCCCGGTGGTGGATCGCTTTGAGGACACTGTTATTGACCCAACAAAACACATACAAAACCAACAACTGCCACAAGCAATTTCACAAGTAGAATGCCTGACAACGGATGTAATCATCCATCAGCTATCACATCAAAAACTGCACATTCACTTTTGGCTGATTAAAACCAATCAAACCTTGAGAAATGCCACCCCTTGGAGCGAATTAAATAAATTTGGTTTTCCAATTGTAATTCATAACTTTATTCAATCCTTAACCGTATAATTTTTCCACTTATGCATGGCACATTAAACAAAGTTACCCTTATTGGCCACCTAGGCGAAAGTGTTAAAATACACTATTTTGAAAATGGCAATTGCATCGGACGCTTTCCTTTAGCTACCAATGAGGTTTACATTAACAAGTCCACGAATGAGCGCATCACGTCAACCGAATGGCACAATATTGTCGTTCGCAATAAACAAGCGGAAATTTGCGAAAAACACCTTTCCAAAGGAGATCGCGTCTACGTAGAAGGGCGAATTCGCACAAGACAATGGAATACAGAAGAGGGGATACAAAAGCAAATTGTAGAAATTATTGTAACCGAATTCATGTTCTTGGACACCAAGAAAGAGATTGACAAAACGGCTACACCAGAAGAAATAGAACGCAAAAAGGCCATTGACAGCTTCACTATACCAGGAGAAAACAACAGCGATAATTTGCCTTTTTAATCGGATAAGTAAATAAACTATATGTTCCAAAAAACATTTGCCCTTTATGGCACAGCCTTTTTAGGCGCATTGCTAGTACTAGGTTCTTGCAAAAAAGAAACAACACCAAAACCTAATGCGTATCTAGCACTTCAATATCCTCAAGCAGAATATCAAACCTACGAAAATTCGCATCATCACTTTGCGTTTGATTTAAACAAAAATGCATCGGTAAAAGAAACAAAGTCAACGGCCTTTGAAGTACACTACCCTCAAATGAAAGCAACTGTTTTCATGAATTACAAAACGGTAGACAACAATTTGGATGCGTTGCTCAAAGATGCCCAAAAACTGACCTACGAGCATTTCATCAAAGCCGATGAGATTATAGAGCAACCTTATCTCAACGAAAAAGACCGCGTTTACGGCATGTTTTATCACGTAGGAGGCAATGCCGCAACGAATGTACAATTCTACGCCACTGATAGCGTCAAGAACTTCGTTGTAGCTTCTTTGTATTTTTATGCGAAACCAAACTTTGACTCCATCCTTCCCGCCAGCCATTACATCCAACAGGATATGCGAAAAATGCTAGAATCGCTGCGTTGGGAGCAAACGAACAAATAAAAAAAAACTCGATCTAAATGATCGAGTTTTTTTTATTCCATCGCTATTAAAGCGCTTTAACTTCTAAATTTTCTACGGTATAACTGCCATTTGCAATCTTTTGAACCGTTTGCGTTAACGATTCTCCATTTTGCTTCGCATCGTCAAATACAACCGTAGCTGTTTTACTTTCAAAATCAACCGCAGCTTCTTTCACACCTTGCAATCCCGATAATTTTCCTTCAATCATTTTTGCACATCCCAAAGCACAAGTCATTCCTTCAATTTGAAAGGTAGCTTGTTCCATGTTTCCCGCCACTTCATTCGTCTCTGTTGCAGTTGTTTCTACTTGCTCTACAGTTTCTACTTGCGCTGCTTCTTTTTTAGTTTCGCTTTTACATCCTACTAAAAAAACTCCTCCTAATAAGGCAACTAATCCCAGTTTTACTATTTTCATCTTGTTGTATATTAATGCTTTGATTATTCAATTCTCTTATTCGAAACAAAAATACAAAAAAATAAATCCCTCCCTCCTTCTAATTCACTCTTTTTGTTTTGAGAATCAACACCCTTATACTTTTTCATTTACCTACAACATCTTGTTTTTGTCGTAGACAAAAAAAGTCGCTATTCAAGGTGAATAGCGACTTCTCAAAAGAATTATAATTAATTTTAAAAAAGATTATTTAAAATCCGCATCCGAAACTCCTTCGTTAACTTTAATTTCTTTGATTTTCATTTCGATTTCAATACCGACATTCATCGCTTGAACGAATGGAAATTTGATTCCTTTTACTTCTTTGTACTCAGAATAATTAACTACTTGTTGCATTTTTTGCCCCATTTGTTCTACTTCTTGAACTACAGCAATTTTTAACCCTGTTGTTGTGTCATAATAGCTTGTTGTGTTCCCTACTTTCACTCCATACGCATCAACACCATTGATTGCTTCGATTCCAGTTAACACAGCTGTTGCATCTGCTTTTAGCTCTCCAAATGGAACTGCTTCAGCTTGTGCATCTTTCAATTCTTGTCCTGTGATATCCGTTTTCTGCCCTTGCACAACTGCATACCCCATTTTTGGTGTAATCACTTGCTTAGACATTACCGCACCCATCATTTTTTGTTCGGATGATAAAAAGCCATCTTTTACTTTATTCACCATTTCCAATTTCATTCCTTGCACTTCAGCTTCACTAGTAATCAACAAGGATTTCACTGCTTTTACTTTCGCATCCCCTCCAATAGCTTGAATGTAATTAGCTAAAACAGTCTGCACTGTAACTCCTGCAGGTACTTCTTTTTTGAAAACTGGTTTTTCTACTGCATTTGCCTCTTTGTCATAGAAGAACATCGGTTTGTTTAATCCTTCTAATCCTGCAACTACATCCGCTCCTTTTCCAACAACTACAATGCGCATATTGTCTTTTAAGAAATACTTTTGCGCTGCTTTTTGAATATCTGCTGCTGTTACTGCGTTAATGCCTTTGATGTAATTTTCATAGAAATTAGCAGGCAATTTATGTAACTCTTTATTTAAAGCATAACGCGCTACTGTTTCTGGTTTTTGGATTTCCATTACAAAGTTCCCGATATACTTCGCTTTTGCCATTTTCAACTCTTCATCTTTCACTAAAGTTGTACGCATCAAGTCGATTTCCTTGATAAATTCCGTTACTGCACTATCCGTTACAACATTTCGAACAGAAGCACTCGCTCTAAATTTACCTGGGTATTTACGCGCAGTACTGATTGAAGAATAAGCGCCATACGTCCATCCATGTGCCTCACGTAAGTTCAAGAACAGACGCCCTTCACCACCACCTCCTAAGATTTGATTGGCTAAGATTGCAGCAAAATAATCCGAGTCTGTCATTTTTAAATCCACTTCGCTAATCAACGCAATCTCCGATTGCACTGCATTGGGCATATTAACGAAATCAATTTGCGTTTTTGCTACATTTTTATTGGTTGTAGCTTCAGCAAAAGTAGTTGCTGATTTTTTCCAATTATTGAACAACGACTTCACCGCTTTTTCGGTTTTCTTGTAATCTACATCTCCAACAACAACTAAGTAAGCGCTGTTTGGTGTAAAGTACTTCGCATAATATTCTTGCACATCTGCCAACGTAACATTCGAAACCGTAGCTTCTGTTTCAAACTCCCCAGCTGCCGTATTTTTACCGTATAACAAGGCATCTTCTACGCGACTTGCAACTGCAGATACACTTTTTTCACTCGTTTTTAACGATTCGATTACTTGGGCTTTTGCTTTGTCAAATTCTTCTTGTGTAATGACAGAATTCAATGCTCCATCAGCCAATAAACCTAAAATCGTTTCATTGTATTTAGACAATCCACTTGCAAACGCACCACTGGACGCAAAACGAACATTTGCCCCTAAGAAATCAATTTCGTCATTGAATTTCTCTTTGGACATTTTTTTGGTTTGATTCCCTAATACTTGAGATAAAATTGACGTTACCCCAGCTTTGTCTCCTTCAGCAACCAACGGATTATCGATGGTTAACGTATAAGATACTTGCGGTAATTTATGATTGGGAACAACCAATACTTTTAATCCATTCTTTAATACAAATGAAGTAGGTTGCCCTACGTGAACTGTTGGTACAGGTCCTGAAACAGGTTGTTTTCTATCTTGTGCTTGTAATTGAGCAGCCGTTAAAGCAAAAGCTAAACTCGCTGCATATAGGTATACTTTTTTCATTTCTCTCTTACTGTTTAGCATTAGTTTTTAGCGTCTTTCTCTGGAGTGTAATCTAAAATCAAGCGCTGATTTTTATTCAAATATTTCTTAGCTACCTCGCGAATTTCCTCACGTGTAATATCTCTATACATTTCAATATTTGTGTTGATCAGGTTTGTATCTCCATACAACAAACTGTAGGTTGCTAAATTATGTGCTAAACCTTCTAAGTCTGAATTTCCTCTTACGTATTCGTTTTCTAATACGTTCTGTAACTTTTGAAAATCGCGTTCAGAAATTAATTCCGTCTGCAATTTCACAATCTCTTTGTCTATTTCAGTTACTAAATCTTCCGTTGTATATCCTTGCATAGGTAAACCGTAGATTAAATAAGCTCCATAGTCTTCTTGGCTCAAATTGAAAGCACCAATTTCCAATGCTTTTTTCTGCTCATCTACAATTTTCTTGTATAATCTCGAGCTTTTACCATTCGACAAGATGGAAGAAATCATATCCAATACACGAGCTTCGCGTGTTTTCATTGAAGGCGTGCGATACGCTTGAACCAACATCGGGATTTGAACGTTTGGATCTTGGTATTCAGCTCTAATTTCTTTTGTAATTGGATCTTCTTGGATAGCTGTACGCGTTACCGCTGTACCTTTGGCAATAGAACCAAAATACTGCTGAATCCATTTTTTCGCTTGTGCAGTTTCGAAATCCCCAGCCACCACTAATACAGCGTTATTTGGAATGTAGAATTTCTTATTGAACGCTAAGAACTCCTCTAAAGTTGCTGCATCTAAGTGCTCCATTGATCCGATAGGCGCCCAACGATACGGGTGTTTCTTGAATAAATTTTCTTTTACTTGTGGCAATAACTGTCCGTACGGTTGGTTATCCATGCGCAAGCGCTTTTCTTCTTTTACCACCTCATTTTGCGTATCTACGCCAATTTGATTGATAATCGGATGCATCAAACGTTCTGACTCCATCCACAAACCTAATTCTAGATTGTTCGAAGGAAAAACCTCATAGTAATACGTTCGATCATCTGAAGTATTTGCGTTGTTTTTTCCACCATTAGCCGTTACTAACTTGAACCATTCTCCACGTTCAATATTTTGTGTTCCTTCAAACAATAAGTGCTCAAAGAAGTGAGCAAATCCCGTACGCTCCGGATTTTCATCCTTTGCTCCCACGTGATACATCACAGAAGTAATGATTACAGGCGCTGATTTATCCTGATGTAAAATAACTTTTAGCCCATTGTCTAAGGTGTATTCTTCGAATTCCACTTTTTGAGCTGACGCCGTCATTCCGAAAAATAACGCGCCCAAAATCAAGAGTGATCTTTTCATTTTGTAGTTTTTGAATTTAGTTATCTACTATAAGTCGTTCCTTTCTCAAATTGTTACAGCGAAGTGAAGAGAATATACGTAATTTAACATTTTATTTAGTGAGGTTCCTGCTTTGTGAAGCTGTGAAAAGCATTTTTGTGTTTTTGTATTTTCGTTTTTTTGTACAATTTTCGATTCAAAAAGGAAGGGGCTTCAGTCAAAAAAGGAAAACGTTACTCCTTTTACTAACTTATAACTTACGAATCAAAACATTACAAAACAAAAAAACAAAAAGATTTGACTAATTAAAAAAGATTTGTAACTTTGCACACTTAAATAAACCTTAATAATTTATTGTTATGTACGCAATCGTAGAGATAGCTGGGCAACAATTCAAAGTTAGCAAAGACCTTAAAGTTTATGTTCACCGTTTGGCAACAGAAGAAGGAGCGACTATCAGTTTTGATAAAGTTCTTTTAGTTGATGACAACAACAACATAACTGTAGGCGCCCCAGTTATAGAAGGTGCTTCTGTAGAAGCTAAAGTTTTACAACACCTTAAAGGTGACAAAGTAATCGTTTTCAAAAAGAAACGAAGAAAAGGTTACAAAAAGAAAAACGGTCACAGACAAGCTTTGACTCAAATCGTAATTGAAGGAATCAATTTCGGTGGAGCAAAGAAAAAAGCGACTAAAAAAGAAACAGCTGAAGCAGCTGAGTAATTAACAATTTTAAAATTATAACGTCATGGCTCACAAAAAAGGTGTCGGAAGTTCGAAGAACGGTAGAGAATCAGAATCGAAACGCTTAGGTGTTAAGATTTATGGTGGTCAAGCAGCTATCGCTGGAAACATCCTTGTAAGACAAAGAGGTTCTAAGCATAACCCTGGTGAAAACGTTTATATGGGAAAAGACCATACTTTACATGCTAAAGTTGACGGTGTTGTTAAATTCCAAAAGAAAAAAGACAACAAGTCTTACGTTTCTATCCTTCCATTCGAAGCTTAAGAATCTATCTATCTGTGTGAACAGATTAAAGGTTACAAAATAAAAAAAGGTATTGTGAAATTTCACAATACCTTTTTTTTTGGAAAGAAGTGAGAGGAAAGGGGAAAAGGGTGGGCTTTTGCTTCTTTGCTTTTTTGTGTTTTTGCTAACTCTGCTGATTAAAGAGTAATTGGGCTATTTAGACGATTACTATCTTCTTTTCTCTTTATCTCCCTGAGTTAATATTTTATTTTGGTATTCGATGAATATATCTCACAGGGTTTATATTGGTTTTGGTGTTCGATGAATCTTCACTTCGTTTCGTTTCGATTTCCTCTCTCCCTTTTCTTCTCTCCTCTCTCCAACACACTATTCTTATTTAGAAAAAATAAAAATAATATTGCACATGTCGTATTTCTTATTTATTTTTGGTCTAAATTAATTATAACTAGAAACATAATACTCTACACATGATGAAAATGACTAAATTCTTATCAGCTTTAGCAATACTAGCTTTACTTACAGCTAGTTGTTCTAGCGATGATAATGTAATCAGAACAGAAAAACCAGACGAAAATGGACAAACAGAAGTTGGTTCTGAATTACATTTTGAGGGTACTTACGCTTATGGTCATGCTGGAAACCCAATTCCATTTGATTTCAAAAAGAAATCAATCGCCATGCAAATGTCATTAATGGCAGGAAGCGGACAAGAAGATGACACCTACAACATCATCAAGATCTACAAAAACACAGATGGTGTAATGAAAGTAGTATCTAAACACCAAACAAATAGTGAATACAAAGCATTTTTCTTGCGTAACATCAAAGAGGGTGAGTCATTAGATATCAATATTGATTATTCTTTCACTTCAGAAATTGAAGCGATTAAAGCAGTTTACCCAGCAAGTGGAAATTCTACACCAGATCACGCCAACAACAAATTCAGCTGGTTAAAATTAATCAAGATGAATGGTGAACCAGGAGAAAAAATTAATCTTCCCGTACAAGGAAAATACGTTTTCTCACAACAAGGACATACTTATTCTTATACTTTCTCAAATGAAACAGTAAACTTCAATGATTCCTATGACATGAAAGTATTGAAACACAATACCAATACAAACAAAATCTTATTAGAAGGTAAAGGAGAAAAAGCAGGCAGTTACTTTGTAGCACAGTTGAAAAACATCACGGCTACTACAGTAGATGTTGCTCGTGCAACTTTCGGTGAGGCAGATGCAAAAATAAAAGCAGAAGCCGAATTTGCCTTAGCTACAGATTTAACTGGAGGAAGATTTTCTACTTATACAAAAGAAGGTAGCGAAGGTGGCGAAACAATTCCTTCATTCGAAGGATTAAGTGGAACGTATGCAAGTACCATGATTGTTATTGGAGGAAAAAATATGGGACAATATGAGTTTCATATCGGAGAGAATGACAATGCCTTTTTATTAATGGCAGATTTCTCTGGAACAGGTTCTTTCACAGAAGGTGGTAAAGTAGACTTAAAAAGAGTATTTACTGATGAAGCTAAAGGACAAATGATTTTCGAAATCATGAATTCAGCAGGTTACTATGAAGGAAGAACAGGGCAATTCTTAACTGTATACGTTAGAGACTACCAAACAGGTACAAAAGCTTCATTTGCTATTGCAACAAAAAAAGGAGAAAGTTCAATTGCAGCAAGTAAAGGAGATGCAATCGGAAAAACATTAGAAGAAGCAAAAGCAATTGCTGCTCCAGATGCGATGAAAGCTTGGGACGGAGGAATGATGAATTATGCTCACGTTTGGATTCCAACAACGAAAAAATAGTACATTTTCCATATTTGTTTAAATAATGAAAAAAGGCTTTTGAAATTTCTTTCAAAAGCCTTTTTTTTATTTAGTCACCTTAATGGTATGATACAGTTCTAGTGCTTTTCCGTCTGTCAGCATGGACACAAAATGACAAATACTCATCAAGCGCTCATATAAACTATCTGTTTCTAAAAGATAACGCTCAGGAAGCAACGTAAGAATCAATCCATCGTATTGATTGTCTTCTCCATAATAACGATTATTCGTTGCCGTAATAAAGCGCTCTAACAGGGTTTCAATCACTTGATAACCGATGATCTCCTTCTCAATGACTTCTTTGCTCTGATAGACGTTATTGATGCTTACCGCTAAGATATCCTTCATCTGCGCGATATAAGAACATTTCTCTGTCAAGGCAAACGGATAATCTCCTGCTAAAATCTTTTCTTCATTCTCAATAAACAAACGCGTTACATCATCAATTAAACTTCCAATAGCCAAAGCACGTAAATAACTCACGCGGTCTTCTTTGGAATTTAGCTGGGAGTACTTTTGTGTATTGATACTATTTTGTACAATCATGATTAAGAATTCTAGCGCGTGTTCTTCCGGAATCCAACCTAAATTAATTCCATCCTCAAAATCGGTAATGGTATAACAAATATCGTCGGCTGCTTCTACTAAATAAGCTAGAGGATGGCGGTAGAAAGCTGTTTCCACGCGATCGTCTTTCATGATCATACCCAATTCCGAAGCTACATCAATAAAAGCCTCTTTATCTCCTTGAAAGAATCCATATTTTTTATCTGAGATATCACGCGTCGGTTTTTTAGGTAAACTCTCTTTCGGATACTTCATAAATGCACCTAAGGTTGCATACGAAATACGCAATCCCCCTTCAATTCCAGGGCGCGATTTCGTCAAGATAGAAAACCCGTTGGCATTTCCTTCAAAATCAATCAAATCTTGCCATTCCTTTTCGGTCAATTTATCTTTGAAAACAAGCCCTTTTCCACGACTAAAAAAATCGCCAATTGCCCGTTCACCAGAATGTCCAAAAGGAGGGTTTCCGATGTCATGTGCTAGCGAAGCCGCTGCAACAATGGCACCGAAATCATTCACCGTATACCCGTATTCTTCCGCTAAATAGCTATATTTCTTTAAAAGTTTCTCGCCCACATTTCGACCTAAAGAACGACCTACCACGGAAACTTCTAAACTATGCGTTAACCTTGTGTGCACAAAGTCTGTTTTTGACAAAGGGATTACTTGTGTTTTATCTTGTAAACTGCGAAAAGGAGAAGAAAAGATAATGCGATCGTAATCTACTTCAAAACCGATTCTCGTTTGACTTTCATCTAAGCGATTTCGTACAAATGTGTCACCGTGCTTCTTTAAAGACAGCAACTTTTCCCATTTCATCATATATTCTATTCTTTTATTTCTTTACTAATTTTCCAATTCTAGTTGGCTTGTAATGATGTTGCTTTTTACCGTGCGATAAATATGCGTTTTAGCTTCTGCATACGAGATATCATATATGCGTTCTACACTTGCATATTCGGCAGGATAAGCGGCTAACATCTTATCGTAATATTTGTCCAAAGCCTCTTTTTCTGGAGCTGTATATTCCAACTTCAATTCAAAACGACGCACCAATGCCTCATCAATCATTTGAATTTGATTGGTTGCTGCAATTAATATAGACTTTTGAGGGAAATTATCAATGAGTTGTAAAATAGCATTAACTACGCGTTTCATTTCGCTATTATCCTTGTTGTCATAATCGCGAATTTGTCCAAGAGAATCAAATTCATCGAAAAATAAAACAGCACTTTCGTATTGAATTTCCTTAAATAAACTCTCGATGTTTTTTGCCGTTTCACCGAGTTTAGACGAAACAATCGTCGCCAAGTTTACAATAATCAGCTTTTTGTCTAACTGCTTAGCAATAGCCTTTGCTGTCATTGTTTTACCACAACCTGTTTTTCCGTATAAAAGGATTTTATTACTTACAGGCAGATTGTATTTCGTCAAGATTTCACGAAACTTATACTCCTTTAAAAACGATTCAATTTCACTTGCTACCGCTTCAGTAAATATAACGTCTTCTAGGCGCGTATCTGTTCGATCGATATAATACAAAGAACTCATCTCAAAAAATAGGATTTGAACATTATTAACTACAAATATAAGCTAAAAAAAACGTTACACTCTAACGAGTTCCTTTAAAAAGCAAAGGAAAAGCAATCCCTATTTAAACCGATTTAATACAGCTAAAATTTAGGTT contains the following coding sequences:
- the mutY gene encoding A/G-specific adenine glycosylase codes for the protein MIFSNKLIAWYLDNKRFLPWRETKDPYYIWLSEIILQQTRVAQGLPYFEAFKQTYPTVFDLANAQENDVLLLWQGLGYYSRARNLHATAQKVAYELNGQFPTTYKELLTLKGVGEYTAAAIASIAYDEVVPVVDGNVFRVLARIYGITSDISTQRTKKEFQQVAAGLISKKQPAIFNQAIMDFGAIQCTPKGTNCTPCPFITTCVAFQTNQVDKLPVKLSKTKVKNRYMDFLIYLDADGNTLLEQRTKKDIWQNLYQFPVVDRFEDTVIDPTKHIQNQQLPQAISQVECLTTDVIIHQLSHQKLHIHFWLIKTNQTLRNATPWSELNKFGFPIVIHNFIQSLTV
- a CDS encoding M16 family metallopeptidase — protein: MKKVYLYAASLAFALTAAQLQAQDRKQPVSGPVPTVHVGQPTSFVLKNGLKVLVVPNHKLPQVSYTLTIDNPLVAEGDKAGVTSILSQVLGNQTKKMSKEKFNDEIDFLGANVRFASSGAFASGLSKYNETILGLLADGALNSVITQEEFDKAKAQVIESLKTSEKSVSAVASRVEDALLYGKNTAAGEFETEATVSNVTLADVQEYYAKYFTPNSAYLVVVGDVDYKKTEKAVKSLFNNWKKSATTFAEATTNKNVAKTQIDFVNMPNAVQSEIALISEVDLKMTDSDYFAAILANQILGGGGEGRLFLNLREAHGWTYGAYSSISTARKYPGKFRASASVRNVVTDSAVTEFIKEIDLMRTTLVKDEELKMAKAKYIGNFVMEIQKPETVARYALNKELHKLPANFYENYIKGINAVTAADIQKAAQKYFLKDNMRIVVVGKGADVVAGLEGLNKPMFFYDKEANAVEKPVFKKEVPAGVTVQTVLANYIQAIGGDAKVKAVKSLLITSEAEVQGMKLEMVNKVKDGFLSSEQKMMGAVMSKQVITPKMGYAVVQGQKTDITGQELKDAQAEAVPFGELKADATAVLTGIEAINGVDAYGVKVGNTTSYYDTTTGLKIAVVQEVEQMGQKMQQVVNYSEYKEVKGIKFPFVQAMNVGIEIEMKIKEIKVNEGVSDADFK
- the rplU gene encoding 50S ribosomal protein L21, yielding MYAIVEIAGQQFKVSKDLKVYVHRLATEEGATISFDKVLLVDDNNNITVGAPVIEGASVEAKVLQHLKGDKVIVFKKKRRKGYKKKNGHRQALTQIVIEGINFGGAKKKATKKETAEAAE
- a CDS encoding heavy-metal-associated domain-containing protein yields the protein MKIVKLGLVALLGGVFLVGCKSETKKEAAQVETVEQVETTATETNEVAGNMEQATFQIEGMTCALGCAKMIEGKLSGLQGVKEAAVDFESKTATVVFDDAKQNGESLTQTVQKIANGSYTVENLEVKAL
- the gldD gene encoding gliding motility lipoprotein GldD — translated: MFQKTFALYGTAFLGALLVLGSCKKETTPKPNAYLALQYPQAEYQTYENSHHHFAFDLNKNASVKETKSTAFEVHYPQMKATVFMNYKTVDNNLDALLKDAQKLTYEHFIKADEIIEQPYLNEKDRVYGMFYHVGGNAATNVQFYATDSVKNFVVASLYFYAKPNFDSILPASHYIQQDMRKMLESLRWEQTNK
- a CDS encoding M16 family metallopeptidase; this encodes MKRSLLILGALFFGMTASAQKVEFEEYTLDNGLKVILHQDKSAPVIITSVMYHVGAKDENPERTGFAHFFEHLLFEGTQNIERGEWFKLVTANGGKNNANTSDDRTYYYEVFPSNNLELGLWMESERLMHPIINQIGVDTQNEVVKEEKRLRMDNQPYGQLLPQVKENLFKKHPYRWAPIGSMEHLDAATLEEFLAFNKKFYIPNNAVLVVAGDFETAQAKKWIQQYFGSIAKGTAVTRTAIQEDPITKEIRAEYQDPNVQIPMLVQAYRTPSMKTREARVLDMISSILSNGKSSRLYKKIVDEQKKALEIGAFNLSQEDYGAYLIYGLPMQGYTTEDLVTEIDKEIVKLQTELISERDFQKLQNVLENEYVRGNSDLEGLAHNLATYSLLYGDTNLINTNIEMYRDITREEIREVAKKYLNKNQRLILDYTPEKDAKN
- the rpmA gene encoding 50S ribosomal protein L27, whose product is MAHKKGVGSSKNGRESESKRLGVKIYGGQAAIAGNILVRQRGSKHNPGENVYMGKDHTLHAKVDGVVKFQKKKDNKSYVSILPFEA
- a CDS encoding AAA family ATPase; this encodes MSSLYYIDRTDTRLEDVIFTEAVASEIESFLKEYKFREILTKYNLPVSNKILLYGKTGCGKTMTAKAIAKQLDKKLIIVNLATIVSSKLGETAKNIESLFKEIQYESAVLFFDEFDSLGQIRDYDNKDNSEMKRVVNAILQLIDNFPQKSILIAATNQIQMIDEALVRRFELKLEYTAPEKEALDKYYDKMLAAYPAEYASVERIYDISYAEAKTHIYRTVKSNIITSQLELEN
- a CDS encoding HU family DNA-binding protein; the protein is MTKADIVAKISEKLGLEKGDVQATVESFMDEVKASLETGENVYLRGFGSFIIKTRAEKTGRNISKNTTIRIPAHNIPAFKPAKVFVEGVKSNTEVKVK
- the dgt gene encoding dGTP triphosphohydrolase, whose protein sequence is MMKWEKLLSLKKHGDTFVRNRLDESQTRIGFEVDYDRIIFSSPFRSLQDKTQVIPLSKTDFVHTRLTHSLEVSVVGRSLGRNVGEKLLKKYSYLAEEYGYTVNDFGAIVAAASLAHDIGNPPFGHSGERAIGDFFSRGKGLVFKDKLTEKEWQDLIDFEGNANGFSILTKSRPGIEGGLRISYATLGAFMKYPKESLPKKPTRDISDKKYGFFQGDKEAFIDVASELGMIMKDDRVETAFYRHPLAYLVEAADDICYTITDFEDGINLGWIPEEHALEFLIMIVQNSINTQKYSQLNSKEDRVSYLRALAIGSLIDDVTRLFIENEEKILAGDYPFALTEKCSYIAQMKDILAVSINNVYQSKEVIEKEIIGYQVIETLLERFITATNNRYYGEDNQYDGLILTLLPERYLLETDSLYERLMSICHFVSMLTDGKALELYHTIKVTK
- a CDS encoding single-stranded DNA-binding protein → MHGTLNKVTLIGHLGESVKIHYFENGNCIGRFPLATNEVYINKSTNERITSTEWHNIVVRNKQAEICEKHLSKGDRVYVEGRIRTRQWNTEEGIQKQIVEIIVTEFMFLDTKKEIDKTATPEEIERKKAIDSFTIPGENNSDNLPF